In Vallitalea okinawensis, one genomic interval encodes:
- a CDS encoding nucleotide pyrophosphohydrolase, whose protein sequence is MEDIIKEVKAFRDERNWKQYHNPKDLAISLSIEASELLENFQWKNSEESIEANSEAIKDEIADVATYLILLCEELNIDLKEAIRLKMKQNAKKYPVEKAYGSNKKYTEL, encoded by the coding sequence ATGGAAGATATTATTAAAGAAGTGAAAGCATTTCGTGATGAACGAAATTGGAAACAATATCACAATCCAAAAGATCTAGCCATATCTCTTTCAATAGAAGCAAGTGAACTCTTAGAGAACTTTCAATGGAAGAATTCAGAAGAATCTATTGAAGCCAATTCGGAGGCTATCAAGGATGAGATAGCAGATGTTGCTACTTATCTAATTCTCTTATGCGAAGAGTTGAATATTGACTTAAAAGAAGCTATTCGGTTAAAGATGAAACAAAATGCAAAGAAGTATCCCGTAGAAAAAGCCTACGGTTCAAATAAGAAATATACAGAGTTATAA
- the msrA gene encoding peptide-methionine (S)-S-oxide reductase MsrA, giving the protein MKEIVFAGGCFWGVEAYFNQIDGVIETKAGYANGELKDPTYDEVKKGNTGHAEAVYIKYDEGKVTLDYLLEKFWFVVDPTLLNQQGPDVGHQYRTGIYYIDINDLDVIQASKENEQKKYDKPIVTEIQPVEMFYDAEEYHQKYLDKNPGGYCHIDLSK; this is encoded by the coding sequence ATGAAAGAAATCGTTTTTGCTGGTGGATGTTTCTGGGGTGTAGAAGCTTATTTTAACCAAATTGATGGCGTTATTGAAACAAAAGCGGGTTATGCCAATGGCGAGCTTAAAGATCCAACTTATGATGAGGTTAAAAAAGGTAACACAGGACATGCAGAAGCTGTATATATTAAATATGATGAAGGTAAAGTAACGTTAGATTATTTATTAGAGAAGTTCTGGTTTGTCGTTGACCCAACACTGTTAAATCAACAGGGACCTGATGTGGGGCATCAATATCGTACGGGTATCTACTATATAGATATAAATGATCTAGATGTTATTCAAGCATCCAAAGAGAACGAGCAAAAAAAATATGACAAACCAATCGTTACAGAAATTCAACCTGTAGAGATGTTTTATGATGCAGAAGAATATCATCAAAAGTATCTGGATAAAAATCCTGGTGGCTACTGCCATATTGACTTGAGTAAGTAA